From Phaeodactylum tricornutum CCAP 1055/1 PHATR_bd_26x34 genomic scaffold, whole genome shotgun sequence:
ATTCGCCAAAGTCGTACTCATTGATCGGTAGCGGAGGCTGATAAATGCCAGCAAAAGAACAATCGCGATCATGCGAAAAATTACTGACAGAGAACAACATGCAAAAAAGACAAGACTGAAGCGTGAGCAAGGAACTTCCAAGAAACCGGTGAAAATGTTGGTTGTAGTTTACGTACCACCAGCTATTCGCTTCCATCCTTAACAATAGCTTGACCATGCTAACGCATTGACCAAAATCCGCGCtttctttgttgttgcgcaTTATTGCGGAATAGAGCTTAGCTTCAATTGTGCTGGCATTCTCGGGGCTTGACAAGGGCAAGAGGGACCCATCCGGTAACACATGAATTCGTGACGTAAAACGATACTGACTCCCCACGGGTAAGCAAGGGTTGTACACGCCGTCTATCGGCCCCGGCAATACCCTGTCCTGATTGAGCTCGGCTTCTTGGACAAGTTGCGCGTTGAGGCGCGAAAACGCACCGTTGACACCAAAGTACAGGAACGAATGGGCGTACACGTTCCAGTGTTTGGCGGCCCCAATCTGTAGCTTGAACAAATTCGCCATGACGTCCCCATTGGGTTCAAAAAAGCCGATCTGCGTACTGGCTCCTCCCATTTCCAAGACACCATACGTTACATTTGGGGCGAGAACTTCGCCAGATCCTTCGGAGTTCGCAATCAATGTGTTCGTTACAAAGTTAACGGCCGCCCAACCGTATATGGCCTCTTCTTCTCCGGATATAACTCGGGCGTGTTCGTCTTCAAAAAAGAATGGATTGAAAGTGGAATTACGAAAGAGAGAGCGCGTGGTTTCCACCAAGCGTGTACGATACGGGCGAGGTAGGGTTCGCAATCCACCTGTAGCTTTGAGGTAAATTGGATACGAAAGCCAGTGATGGCGTTTCGTTTCCAACACTTCCTCGGCAAAGCCGATTAGTGGTTGCAAATAGGCTCGCACCTGTTCTCGACGGGATCCTTCGTCTTCAATAAAAGCAAATGCGTCCAATCCAGGCTTAAGACGATCCGTCCAACGAGAGTCCGTACTCGGAAACGTGAGCTTGCGACCTTGAACAACATGCTTGACGTGATTGCGGTGTGTCAAGACGCGGGCGGGAAACTCATAGACGTGTATCCGCGTTCCCTGCGATCCAGCGTCAATCATCATACCATGCTCGGTATCCTCTTTAACCTTGTGGAGATCGGAAGAATCAGTTGGATGCCCTTTGAGCAGTCGGTGAGCTGTGCTCCCACGTCTTCTACTGAAAGCCGTTCCCCCCAATGGACCTTCTCCGCGAGCCTGGAAGAGCTCCCACGAAGTGCTCTCTTCCACCGAAGATTTCATGGCAAAACCACCTTAGCTGTGAGAACCGTTGCTAGATTGCAAGGTTGGCAAGGGTCGGTGTCAAATGTCAACTACCTGACCGACTGTGACCGACGGATGCTTTGACGACAGGACGGATTTCGTGTTTCTGTTGGAGAAATTCGCATCCCGTGAATGATCGGAATATAAAAGATACCAGCGCTTGTACCTATTTGATCTATTAGCGTACAACGGCCAGATGGACACTAACACGGGAGAAATTGTATAATCTGACTTTGAACCATTGGGTAGCGGTAAATTTTTGTTTGAGTGTTTGACCAACTCGATTCGTTCAATACCGAGACGGTAACAACGGTAAACGCTTCATCATCTTTCTTTCATGACTAGGCATACCATTTACTAGTTTCCGGAAATATGGACATGCATTTGCCTTCCCGATTGTCTCTCCAAAGGATCATGGTAGTTATGCATATTCATTTTTACCAGCCCCGGCAGTCTGGATAGCAATCAGGTACTACTGCCGATCTaggaagaattggaaacaacAATTCCAAAAAAAATCAGCAATCGAAATGTTCCAAGGATGCGCCAAATCGAAAGCACGAAGTAGGCTGCAGTCCTACTATTGTATGTAAGATTGCTCAAATGGACGACTTGTCTGATTGCCGGCTTCTCCAACTGCATTCTCTCGCAGGAGCAATTAATCTCGTACGCATACTGGCTGTTGCGACCAAAATATTATTTGGAAACTGTGGACTCGTAAAGACTACCTGGATATCACTTTCTCCGGCCATTTGATAAAATATGCTCTTGCTGGTCTTAGCCATTGGATTCGAAAGAATTCTTCAGGAAAGGCCTTGTGTGCAGCATTTCACAATCCAAGCCAGTGGGGCTAGCAAAGCAACTTTGGCCTAAAAAATGATATCAATGGGCGAGGGCAAAGTTGTGGACATTATTTCTGGAATTGTCAACGTCAAGATCTTGCTGCCCTCCAACTTTGCTATCAACGCTGGATATCTATCAAAGCATTGTTTAGTTTCAGACAAATCAAGCTCGTCGCAAACAGCTTGGATGGCATTCTAACAGTTCACTATACAAAGGGAAAGACGTAGAATTCATAGTCAACAAACGGCGTTGTTGAAAGGCTAAGTCAGTTGTACTGGGATTTTTGGTTGGCCTCTAAATCAAGCTAGACATTTCTCGAGAGAATATTGTGAGAAAGGGCTACATTAACAGTTAGCATTTCAGCACATGCTATGAGTTATGCTGACAGTACTGTTGGGGagcaattgactgtgaatgagTAAAATAAGTACAACTCTTATCAAAATTTTTGGTTGTAAAGCGGCCTCTCTCAACCAACCAAATGGAGAGAAAGATTGCGATTTTCTAATATTTTTCCACGTTCAGGACACTTGTCACGTTGTAGTTTCGGCTGTCCAAACAGGACTACCACTAGGGCAATGATGAATGTGTGTTGCGTATTCTCGTAGGCAAGTACCAACCTGAGCGCAAAGACAATTCCGCAAAGGCAATGTGCACCGGACCTTTACCCTAAAAGGACTCTACAACATTTCCAGACATTGCTAAGCAGCTGAAGCTGCCATTGTACAATACAATTCGACGTCGCCAACATCAAGAACTGCACCTTGAAGGTCTAACATGCGCTGAAAGAATGCCTTCGCTTCTCGGAGGCAGCCGCTTTCGTGAAGAACTGAAACAAGAGTTTTAAGCGTTGCCAGCGTAGCAATGAACAAGCTGGTTTCTTGCAGCACTTGTCCACAAAAAGTGGCCTCATTGTCGTCCAATATCAATTTTGCCAGAGTTTTGTTCGCGAGGCAGCCGACCTTATACGCGCCATCCCTAAGTTTTTGAGCGCGATTCGGCGACAATTCCGGGAGCCGAGAGAGGCAGAGATGCGCAGTGGAGAAATTGTGGAGAACTATTCCTGAATGGAAATCAAGACAATGCATATCAGAGTTAAAGGAATCGATGCGAATGGGGTAGCATATTGAGAAATTTGAAGAATGAGTAAGATTTTTTTTCAGATTCTTGATAGAACAGAaaccgtcgtcgtctgcAATCACCTCAATAGAGATTGAGACAATTTCCCGTTTGCCTTGTGCTAGTCGTCGATACGCCCGTTTTACTTCATCAGCAAGGGGGACAGGCACATCATGTTCATTTTGTGAGCGACATCGCTGAGAACCGTAAAGCCCCTTGATTGCAACGACAGAATCTTTTATTGTTTCAAGAGCCTCGCGGTACAAGCCTTTTTCTAGAAGAGAGACTCCCATGTTGCTCAATGCAATGGCTTGTCGATGCTCAGCGAGAAGGTTCGACATGATTGAATGGTTGCTTTTTAGATCATGAAGGTCAGTCAAAAGTGATAGTTTAGCATGTAAGAATTTTTTTGAGATCTACCACCTTTCAGTTTTCGGAAGAATTAGAGTCATCTATTCT
This genomic window contains:
- a CDS encoding predicted protein: MKSSVEESTSWELFQARGEGPLGGTAFSRRRGSTAHRLLKGHPTDSSDLHKVKEDTEHGMMIDAGSQGTRIHVYEFPARVLTHRNHVKHVVQGRKLTFPSTDSRWTDRLKPGLDAFAFIEDEGSRREQVRAYLQPLIGFAEEVLETKRHHWLSYPIYLKATGGLRTLPRPYRTRLVETTRSLFRNSTFNPFFFEDEHARVISGEEEAIYGWAAVNFVTNTLIANSEGSGEVLAPNVTYGVLEMGGASTQIGFFEPNGDVMANLFKLQIGAAKHWNVYAHSFLYFGVNGAFSRLNAQLVQEAELNQDRVLPGPIDGVYNPCLPVGSQYRFTSRIHVLPDGSLLPLSSPENASTIEAKLYSAIMRNNKESADFGQCVSMVKLLLRMEANSWCNFSHDRDCSFAGIYQPPLPINEYDFGEFIATSNFYHVWDFLGLEERSTVDEVLEGARHNRPKPLSDDDLIQYCFRATFVAELFRGWGFPGDYHITSVDQVNGLKLGWALGSMLYEINTLPWAFESKHTLKKIAPKLLGSAMPEDDFEPHEWVLVILVVGMVLSASVWAATKIRRRSYRNTRLTAFAPESASLATPRIGRRQPQNYGATEYRSTFEDE
- a CDS encoding predicted protein — encoded protein: MSNLLAEHRQAIALSNMGVSLLEKGLYREALETIKDSVVAIKGLYGSQRCRSQNEHDVPVPLADEVKRAYRRLAQGKREIVSISIEVIADDDGFCSIKNLKKNLTHSSNFSICYPIRIDSFNSDMHCLDFHSGIVLHNFSTAHLCLSRLPELSPNRAQKLRDGAYKVGCLANKTLAKLILDDNEATFCGQVLQETSLFIATLATLKTLVSVLHESGCLREAKAFFQRMLDLQGAVLDVGDVELYCTMAASAA